In Aspergillus nidulans FGSC A4 chromosome II, a single window of DNA contains:
- a CDS encoding putative zinc metallopeptidase (transcript_id=CADANIAT00004432): MPPRLGYPVKTIHSVKLAATNPETTWDIAIGYLPDSPEGVISSITPDYSSTSSRPLSPLALPALVHPHIHLDKAYVHSTSSYTDLFPSTGSFQEALTLTSTAKASFTGPDLLQRGEWLLAESVASGVTAMRAFVEVDHAVQHACLDAGLDLKRKWQEACEIQLVCFAQDPVISTAHADENRGLIEDAIQKYGPEKLAVLGTTPYVESSIEASKRNIEWAVDTAMRHDRHLDFHLDYNLAHLEDMPEPLVWHVLRTLRAKGWTARTTDKRVMLGHCTRLSLFTEEDWGRLAQEIHENDLPVSFVGLPTSDLYMAAAPSNVYKANPRGTLPIPSMIKNHGLDAVIGINNVGNAFTPWGSADPLSLACLGVGIYQAGTVSDAELLYECVSTRARDAIGLSSSSLSRINSSPRSTFDVRLKCGDPADLLLLYDVDDTGLLESGTTRARKTVAEVVWDPPARTSRAVVMKGRVKMPALSAGCGTAFQFVEQDPRLVESSG, from the coding sequence ATGCCCCCTCGACTTGGATATCCTGTGAAGACAATTCACAGCGTCAAGCTTGCCGCAACCAATCCAGAAACCACCTGGGATATCGCCATTGGATACCTACCAGACTCCCCAGAGGGAGTCATATCCTCCATAACCCCAGATTACTCGAGCACCTCATCTCGTCCATTATCACCTCTTGCGCTGCCCGCCCTCGTACACCCCCATATCCATCTCGACAAAGCCTATGTTCACAGCACGTCCTCCTACACCGATCTCTTCCCCTCAACCGGTTCATTCCAAGAAGCCCTGACCCTCACAAGCACGGCGAAAGCCTCATTTACAGGGCCCGACCTCCTACAACGCGGCGAATGGCTCCTTGCCGAATCCGTCGCCTCCGGTGTAACAGCCATGCGCGCctttgtcgaggtcgaccaCGCAGTCCAGCATGCCTGTCTTGACGCTGGGCTAGACCTGAAACGAAAATGGCAAGAGGCATGCGAAATCCAGCTCGTCTGCTTTGCACAGGATCCTGTCATTTCGACGGCTCATGCAGATGAGAATAGAGGGCTGATTGAGGACGCTATCCAGAAGTATGGTCCGGAAAAGCTGGCTGTATTGGGGACAACACCGTATGTTGAATCAAGCATCGAGGCTTCGAAACGTAATATCGAGTGGGCTGTTGATACGGCTATGCGACATGATCGCCACCTTGACTTTCATCTTGACTATAACCTCGCTCATCTGGAGGACATGCCAGAACCGCTTGTCTGGCATGTCCTGCGCACTCTTCGCGCAAAAGGCTGGACGGCCAGAACGACCGACAAGCGTGTTATGTTGGGTCACTGTACACGGCTTTCACTCTTCACAGAAGAGGACTGGGGTCGCCTGGCGCAAGAAATCCATGAGAATGATCTCCCTGTTAGCTTCGTTGGTCTTCCCACTAGTGACCTCTATATGGCTGCAGCACCCAGTAATGTGTACAAGGCCAACCCAAGAGGTACACTGCCAATACCTTCCATGATAAAGAATCACGGCCTTGACGCCGTGATTGGTATAAATAATGTCGGAAACGCGTTTACACCATGGGGCTCCGCGGACCCATTAAGCCTTGCTTGTTTAGGCGTTGGTATATACCAAGCCGGAACGGTGAGTGACGCAGAATTGCTATATGAATGCGTCTCCACGCGGGCCCGAGACGCTATCGGAttgtcctcatcctcgctgtcCCGCATTAACTCTAGCCCTCGATCGACTTTCGACGTGCGCCTGAAATGCGGAGATCCTGCGGACCTTCTGCTGTTATATGATGTAGATGACACTGGGCTTCTGGAATCCGGCACAACGCGGGCCCGGAAGACTGTTGCGGAAGTTGTCTGGGATCCTCCAGCAAGGACGAGCAGGGCGGTTGTGATGAAGGGCCGTGTGAAGATGCCTGCACTGTCAGCCGGTTGCGGTACTGCATTTCAGTTCGTAGAGCAGGATCCTCGCTTAGTCGAATCTAGTGGCTGA
- a CDS encoding uncharacterized protein (transcript_id=CADANIAT00004433): MAPQRILTTPSPSLNPTTPKQWHEHLTVDLFVTVLNRSVFHPFIAWIIVLCLRAQATPYTHPAFLTATAYATFLTILNVAFMINDQIAYGVPRQVDLSDEVVVITGGASGVGRLIAQIYGLRGVSVAVLDIAEQKDVKGWEDVGGVEYYKCDITVRGEVEEVARRIKEDLGTPTVLVNCAATRINGQPLLSLSAEAFQKTIQTNLLAVFHTCQVFLPHMLSRENGGTIVNVSSVLGQLCAAGLADYSASKAGLSALHRALEAELRVSGNADKVKMVLVETGQISTPLFMFIKTPNSFFAPVLEPIRVAQKIVSLIDNGRSGVIRLPAYAMFIDIYAALPAGLQQIARRLTGIDFAVPQASSQTKQPGNPKPTVKRK; the protein is encoded by the exons ATGGCACCTCAACGTATCCTCACTAccccctctccctccctcAATCCAACCACGCCAAAACAATGGCACGAGCACCTCACAGTCGACCTATTCGTAACGGTCCTGAACCGCTCGGTTTTCCACCCCTTCATCGCCTGGATAATCGTCCTCTGCCTCCGCGCCCAGGCTACTCCCTATACGCACCCAGCGTTTCTGACCGCGACCGCCTACGCCACATTTTTGACTATTCTCAATGTCGCGTTCATGATAAACGATCAGATTGCATATGGGGTGCCTAGACAGGTCGATCTGAGCGACGAAGTTGTCGTGATTACCGGCGGGGCAAGCGGGGTCGGGAGATTGATTGCGCAAATCTATGGTTTGCGTGGCGTGAGCGTTGCAGTGTTGGATATTGCGGAGCAGAAGGATGTGAAAGGCTGGGAAGACGTCGGAGGGGTTGAGTATTATAAGTGTGATATTACGGTGAGGGGTGAAGTTGAGGAAGTGGCGCGGAGAATCAAAGAAGAT TTGGGCACGCCAACGGTGCTTGTGAACTGTGCAGCGACCCGAATTAACGGCCAGCCGCTCCTGTCACTCTCTGCTGAAGCATTCCAAAAGACCATACAGACGAATCTTCTAGCGGTCTTCCACACCTGCCAAGTGTTCCTCCCACATATGCTGTCCCGCGAGAACGGAGGCACCATCGTGAACGTGAGCTCGGTCCTTGGACAGCTGTGCGCCGCTGGTCTCGCAGACTACTCAGCAAGCAAGGCTGGCCTCAGCGCCCTGCATCGCGCCTTGGAGGCTGAACTCCGGGTATCAGGAAACGCGGATAAAGTGAAAATGGTGCTGGTCGAGACCGGCCAGATATCTACGCCActgttcatgttcatcaAAACGCCAAACTCCTTTTTCGCACCTGTCCTCGAACCCATTCGTGTTGCTCAAAAGATCGTCTCCCTGATAGACAATGGTAGAAGCGGTGTTATCAGATTGCCGGCATACGCCATGTTTATCGACATATATGCGGCTCTGCCAGCaggtctccagcagatcgCCCGACGTTTGACCGGTATTGACTTCGCCGTACCACAAGCGTCGTCTCAAACAAAGCAGCCTGGAAATCCCAAACCAACAGTCAAGAGAAAATAG
- a CDS encoding rRNA-processing protein SOF1 (transcript_id=CADANIAT00004434): MKIKALSRSTASQQAPGSAVARQPRNLDPAQHPFERAREYTRALNAVKLERLFAAPFLGQMGEGHVDGVYTMAKDPGSLERFASGSGDGVVKVWDLVTQGEVWNNTAHENIVKGVCWTPDRKLLSCAADKTIKLFDPYNSSSESPPLATYLGQGAFTSLTHHRDQPFFAASSSQISIYDLSRPSSTPSQTLHWPTSVDTITSVAFNQTETSVLASTGIDRSIILYDLRTSSPLSKLVLKLASNAVSWNPMEAFNFAVANEDHNVYMFDMRKMNRALNVLKDHVAAVMDVDFSPTGEELVTASYDRTIRLWNRATGHSRDIYHTQRMQRVFSAKFTPDNKYVLSGSDDGNIRLWRANASDRSGIKSARQRTKLEYDQALVQRYAHMPEIKRIKRQRHVPRTIKKAREIKNEELAAIKRREENIRKHAKKSTLRARQSEREKMILAQEK; this comes from the exons ATG AAAATCAAAGCTCTTTCACGATCCACTGCCTCGCAGCAGGCGCCGGGGTCTGCTGTAGCTCGACAACCACGAAATCTTGACCCGGCTCAACATCCATTCGAACGTGCGCGCGAATATACGAGAGCCCTCAATGCTGTAAAATTGGAGCGTCTCTTTGCTGCGCCTTTCCTAGGTCAGATGGGAGAGGGCCATGTTGATGGTGTCTACACGATGGCGAAGGACCCTGGCTCTTTAGAACGATTTGCTAGCGGCAGTGGTGATGGTGTAGTGAAAGTTTGGGACCTTGTAACACAAGGCGAGGTATGGAACAACACGGCGCACGAGAACATCGTCAAGGGCGTATGCTGGACGCCGGATCGAAAATTGCTGTCGTGTGCGGCCGATAAGACCATCAAGCTGTTCGACCCATATAATTCCTCGTCCGAATCTCCCCCGCTTGCAACGTATCTCGGCCAAGGCGCCTTCACGAGCCTTACGCATCATCGTGACCAGCCATTCTTCgctgcctcgtcttctcaGATCTCCATCTACGATCTCTCACGTCCCTCTTCCACGCCCTCTCAAACACTTCACTGGCCTACAAGTGTTGACACAATAACGTCTGTCGCCTTCAACCAGACTGAGACGTCCGTACTTGCGTCTACCGGCATTGACCGCTCCATTATCCTATATGACCTGCGCACATCTTCGCCTTTGTCTAAGCTCGTTCTGAAACTAGCATCTAACGCCGTCTCTTGGAACCCAATGGAAGCCTTCAACTTTGCTGTTGCAAATGAAGACCACAATGTTTACATGTTCGACATGAGAAAGATGAACCGTGCCCTGAACGTTCTAAAGGACCATGTTGCTGCGGTTATGGATGTGGACTTCAGCCCAACAGGCGAGGAGCTCGTTACCGCATCATATGACCGGACGATCCGTCTTTGGAACCGGGCTACTGGTCACTCTCGCGATATCTATCACACGCAGAGAATGCAACG CGTCTTTTCCGCCAAGTTTACTCCTGATAACAAATACGTCCTATCCGGTTCAGACGATGGGAACATTCGATTATGGCGTGCCAATGCCTCTGACCGCAGTGGAATCAAGAGCGCCCGCCAGAGGACGAAGCTAGAGTACGATCAAGCTCTTGTCCAGAGGTATGCGCATATGCCGGAGATCAAACGGATCAAACGCCAGCGTCACGTGCCGCGGACTATTAAGAAGGCTCGTGAGATCAAGAATGAAGAGCTTGCGGCTATCAAGAGGCGCGAGGAGAATATTCGCAAGCATGCTAAGAAGAGTACTTTGCGCGCTAGACAGAGCGAGCGTGAGAAGATGATTCTGGCTCAGGAGAAATAG
- a CDS encoding proteasome regulatory particle lid subunit RPN6 (transcript_id=CADANIAT00004435), which yields MAPSSQAAQRIEEARALAKKDASQAASIYKEVLAQGPGSTESSSRDYENALVGLGELYRDEKKPQEIAELIKTSRDSFSSFAKAKTAKLVRQLLDLFSEIPNTLDIQIAVIRSCIEWAVAERRSFLRQNLETRLVAIFMQKQSYYDALNLINSLLRELKRLDDKLMLVEVQLLESRVYHALGNQAKARAALTAARTSAASVYTPPNLQAGLDMQSGMLHAEDKDFNTSYSYFIEALEGYSSLDEGEKATAALQYMLLCKIMLNLVDDVTTLLGSKQAQKYASPRLEAMKAVARAHANRSLEEYEKALSDYRFELGSDAFIRNHLRRLYDAMLEQNLIKVIEPFSRVELDHIAKMVGLDTQQVERKLSQMILDKVIIGVLDQGAGCLIVYDETERDQAYDAALETIARLSNVVESLYTNQASQLE from the exons ATGGCTCCCTCCTCTCAGGCCGCTCAGCGGATAGAGGAAGCTCGAGCACTCGCAAAGAAAGATGCTTCGCAAGCGGCATCTATCTACAAAGAGGTCCTTGCCCAAGGCCCGGGATCTACCGAAAGCTCGTCGCGTGATTACGAAAATGCTTTGGTCGGGCTGGGAGAGCTCTACCGggacgagaagaagccgCAGGAGATCGCAGAACTGATCAAAACAAGTCGGGATTCTTTTTCATCATTCGCCAAAGCAAAGACAGCAAAGCTCG TTCGCCAGTTGCTCGATTTGTTTAGTGAGATTCCGAACACCCTCGATATTCAGATTGCCGTCATCCGATCTTGCATTGAATGGGCCGTCGCCGAGCGACGATCCTTTCTACGGCAGAACCTCGAGACTAGGTTGGTGGCGATATTCATGCAGAAGCAAAGCTATTATGACGCTTTAAACCTGATCAACTCACTTCTCCGAGAACTGAAGCGGCTCGACGACAAGCTTATGCTAGTTGAGGTGCAGCTATTGGAATCGCGGGTATACCATGCACTTGGCAACCAGGCTAAGGCGCGTGCTGCGCTGACGGCCGCTCGCACTTCGGCCGCTTCTGTCTACACACCTCCGAATCTGCAGGCTGGTTTGGATATGCAGAGTGGTATGCTGCACGCCGAGGATAAAGATTTCAACACCTCATACTCTTACTTTATTGAGGCCCTAGAAGGCTACAGCTCGCTGGACGAAGGAGAGAAGGCGACAGCAGCGCTGCAATACATGCTCCTCTGCAAGATAATGCTGAATCTGGTGGACGATGTCACAACCCTACTGGGCTCTAAACAGGCCCAGAAATACGCCAGTCCGCGACTTGAGGCGATGAAAGCAGTTGCGCGCGCTCATGCAAACCGTTCGCTTGAAGAGTACGAAAAAGCGCTCTCGGATTACCGGTTTGAACTAGGAAGTGATGCCTTCATCCGTAACCACCTCCGCCGACTTTACGACGCCATGCTGGAACAGAACCTTATCAAGGTCATCGAACCGTTCAGCCGTGTTGAATTAGACCATATTGCTAAGATGGTGGGTTTGGATACACAGCAGGTGGAGAGAAAGCTCTCACAAATGATCCTGGACAAGGTGATCATTGGAGTGTTAGACCAGGGCGCCGGATGCTTGATCGTTTACGACGAGACTGAGCGTGATCAGGCTTACGATGCGGCACTGGAAACCATTGCGAGACTAAGTAATGTTGTGGAGTCGCTGTACACTAACCAGGCATCGCAACTGGAGTAA
- a CDS encoding SWIB/MDM2 domain-containing protein (transcript_id=CADANIAT00004436), with the protein MPVPMPQHAVPPQYMAPQRNLQHQNDAALRRSRKPTDKNIPDGVEDVVIGEGVQQYKSLRDLEKRLDAAIVRKRLDIQDSISKTVKKYRTMRIWVSNTVENQPWQTGQNGSVPGTTPGSGRYKVRIEGRLLEDVSDLAEKDSDDEGGAQGPGDAMAEDGSDGKKAATTKRSEQRFSHFFKSITVDFDKSPSTSPAEMQTITWTKPQVPPNAVNLPPNADFDSVQFSRASQENLNVTISLVRDETPERYKLSKELAEVLDVEEETRSGIVLGIWDYIRAMGLQEDEEKRLVRCDDRLRAIFGRDQMFFPQIPESIGPHTSPLDPIKLPYTIRVDEEFHKDPTPTVYDIQVAVEDPLRSKMLALTQNPQYAAGMRQIAQLDDQVALIIQALTHSRAKHSFFTALSKDPATFVRRWINSQRRDLETILGEATRGGGEDASGPEFRRGGSNSVWDTAVAHEAVRYMLAKPDAGMSR; encoded by the exons ATGCCCGTCCCAATGCCTCAACACGCCGTGCCTCCTCAATACATGGCGCCTCAGCGTAACCTACAGCACCAGAACGACGCTGCcctccgccgcagccgcaagcCTACTGACAAGAATATCCcagatggtgttgaagacgTTGTCATCGGAGAGGGTGTGCAACAGTATAAGAGCTTGCGCGACCTGGAGAAGCGTCTAGATGCGGCGATTGTGCGGAAGAGGTTGGACATCCAAGACTCAATCAGTAAAACAGTCAAGAAGTACCGGACAATGCGCATCTGGGTCTCGAATACGGTGGAGAACCAGCCGTGGCAGACCGGTCAGAATGGCTCGGTACCTGGAACAACCCCTGGCTCAGGGCGATACAAGGTGCGGATAGAGGGCCGGCTGTTGGAGGATGTTAGCGACCTTGCGGAGAAAGACAGTGACGACGAGGGTGGTGCCCAGGGGCCTGGAGATGCGATGGCGGAAGACGGTTCTGATGGGAAGAAGGCAGCCACCACCAAGCGTTCCGAACAGCGGTTCTCGCACTTTTTCAAATCAATCACTGTTGACTTTGATAAGTCTCCGTCAACAAGCCCTGCCGAGATGCAAACAATAACTTGGACGAAACCCCAAGTACCACCTAATGCAGTAAACCTGCCGCCCAACGCAGATTTCGATAGCGTGCAATTTTCCCGCGCATCCCAGGAAAATCTGAATGTCACCATCAGCCTTGTACGAGACGAGACGCCTGAGCGCTACAAGCTAAGCAAGGAACTAGCGGAGGTGCTCGACGTCGAGGAGGAGACCCGAAGCGGTATTGTGCTGGGTATCTGGGACTACATCCGCGCTATGGGGCTacaggaagatgaggagaaaaGATTAGTACGTTGTGACGATCGTCTGCGAGCG ATCTTCGGCCGCGACCAGATGTTCTTCCCTCAAATTCCGGAAAGCATCGGCCCTCACACCAGCCCTCTCGACCCCATCAAACTCCCCTACACAATCCGCGTCGACGAAGAATTCCACAAAGACCCTACTCCCACCGTCTATGACATCCAAGTCGCCGTTGAAGACCCCCTCCGCTCAAAAATGCTAGCCCTAACCCAGAATCCCCAGTACGCCGCGGGGATGCGCCAAATCGCCCAGCTGGACGACCAGGTTGCCCTCATCATCCAGGCCCTTACGCATTCGCGCGCAAAGCACTCCTTTTTCACCGCGCTCAGCAAGGACCCGGCTACGTTTGTCCGTCGCTGGATTAACTCTCAACGCAGAGACCTCGAGACGATCCTTGGCGAAGCTACCCGGGGTGGTGGCGAGGATGCCAGTGGGCCCGAGTTCCGACGTGGTGGCTCAAACAGCGTTTGGGATACGGCTGTTGCTCACGAGGCTGTGCGGTATATGCTTGCGAAGCCCGACGCTGGTATGAGTCGGTAA